In one Arachis duranensis cultivar V14167 chromosome 9, aradu.V14167.gnm2.J7QH, whole genome shotgun sequence genomic region, the following are encoded:
- the LOC107467777 gene encoding sucrose transport protein — protein sequence MESLSSTKHNHNPSKPNSLHLENQPQLPPEPSPLRKIIVVASIAAGVQFGWALQLSLLTPYVQLLGIPHTWAAYIWLCGPISGMLVQPIVGYHSDRCTSRFGRRRPFIAAGALAVAIAVFLIGYAADMGHMFGDSLEKKARPRAIAIFVVGFWILDVANNMLQGPCRALLADLAAGDQRKTRTANAGFSFFMAVGNVLGYAAGSYSGLHHIFPFTKTKACDVYCANLKSCFFLSIAMLLTLATAASVYVKEKPLSPEKSTAADAEDEGKSHGMPCFGELSGAFRELKRPMWILLLVTCLNWIAWFPFLLFDTDWMGREVYGGTVGVGKAYDMGVRAGALGLMLNSLVLGAASLGVEILARAVGGVKRLWGIVNFILAICLAMTVLVTKQAEHSRHFAPGSHDPLPPPGHVKAGALALFSVLGIPLAITYSIPFALASIFSTSTGAGQGLSLGVLNLAIVIPQMVISVTSGPWDALFGGGNLPAFVVGAVAAAASGILSIILLPSPPPDLAKAATAAGGGFH from the exons ATGGAGTCCCTTTCCTCCACCAAACACAATCATAATCCTTCTAAGCCTAATTCTCTTCACTTAGAGAACCAGCCTCAACTACCACCCGAGCCAAGTCCTCTACGTAAGATCATCGTCGTGGCGTCTATTGCTGCCGGTGTTCAGTTTGGATGGGCTTTACAGCTCTCCTTGCTGACTCCGTACGTCCAGCTGCTTGGAATTCCACACACTTGGGCCGCTTATATCTGGCTCTGCGGCCCAATAAGTGGGATGCTCGTGCAGCCTATAGTAGGCTACCATAGTGACCGCTGCACGTCACGGTTTGGACGCCGGCGGCCCTTCATTGCTGCGGGTGCTTTGGCGGTTGCCATCGCAGTGTTCCTTATAGGCTATGCTGCTGACATGGGACACATGTTTGGTGACTCGCTTGAGAAGAAGGCCCGCCCGCGCGCCATAGCCATCTTCGTGGTCGGATTCTGGATCCTCGACGTGGCGAACAACATGCTTCAAGGTCCATGCCGGGCACTCCTCGCCGACCTCGCTGCTGGAGATCAACGGAAAACGCGGACGGCCAACGCTGGCTTCTCGTTCTTCATGGCGGTGGGAAACGTCCTAGGATACGCCGCCGGTTCCTACAGCGGTCTCCACCACATCTTTCCGTTCACGAAAACGAAAGCATGTGATGTGTACTGTGCAAATCTCAAAAGCTGCTTCTTCCTCTCAATCGCGATGTTGCTAACTCTAGCCACGGCGGCGTCGGTATACGTTAAAGAGAAACCACTGTCGCCGGAGAAATCAACGGCGGCGGACGCCGAGGACGAAGGGAAATCACACGGCATGCCGTGCTTCGGAGAATTGTCCGGCGCGTTCCGCGAATTGAAGAGGCCGATGTGGATCTTGTTGCTGGTGACGTGTCTGAATTGGATCGCGTGGTTCCCGTTCTTGCTCTTCGACACCGATTGGATGGGGAGAGAAGTGTACGGCGGAACGGTTGGGGTTGGTAAGGCATACGATATGGGAGTACGCGCCGGAGCCTTAGGGTTGATGTTGAACTCGCTGGTGCTCGGAGCGGCGTCGTTGGGGGTGGAGATTTTGGCGCGTGCAGTTGGTGGAGTTAAGAGGCTTTGGGGAATCGTGAACTTCATTCTTGCAATTTGTCTTGCAATGACGGTTTTGGTTACCAAGCAAGCCGAGCACTCGCGCCATTTCGCCCCTGGATCACACGACCCTCTTCCGCCGCCCGGACACGTTAAGGCCGGCGCTTTGGCTCTCTTCTCCGTTCTTGGAATTCCCCTTGCG ATTACTTACAGCATACCCTTTGCTCTAGCATCTATATTCTCTACCTCCACAGGAGCAGGACAAG GGTTATCTCTAGGAGTTCTCAATCTTGCAATTGTCATACCACAG ATGGTGATTTCTGTAACTAGTGGACCATGGGATGCTCTGTTTGGTGGTGGAAACTTGCCAGCATTTGTGGTGGGAGCAGTGGCAGCAGCAGCAAGTGGCATATTATCTATAATCCTGCTACCATCACCGCCGCCGGATTTGGCCAAGGCCGCAACTGCCGCCGGAGGAGGCTTCCATTAA